The Candidatus Bipolaricaulota bacterium genome window below encodes:
- a CDS encoding adenosine-specific kinase has protein sequence MELTTVKIENPDGLNLILGQTHFIKSVEDLHEALVTTVPGIKFGLAFNEASGPCLVRKTGTDEKLVDLAVKNAQAIGAGHMFIVFLDGAFPINVLNRIKDVPEVCRIYCATANPVEVIVAQTDQGRGILGVIDGNSPKGVETDADIQTRKEFLRKIGYKL, from the coding sequence ATGGAGCTTACGACCGTCAAGATCGAAAATCCCGATGGATTGAATCTGATCCTTGGTCAGACCCACTTCATCAAATCGGTCGAGGACCTGCACGAGGCGCTGGTGACGACCGTGCCTGGGATCAAGTTCGGGCTCGCGTTCAACGAGGCATCCGGCCCGTGCCTCGTCCGCAAGACCGGAACCGATGAAAAGTTGGTCGATCTTGCGGTGAAGAACGCGCAGGCGATTGGAGCCGGGCACATGTTCATCGTGTTCCTCGACGGCGCGTTTCCGATCAACGTCCTCAACCGGATCAAGGACGTGCCCGAGGTCTGCCGCATCTACTGCGCCACCGCCAATCCGGTCGAGGTGATCGTCGCGCAGACCGACCAGGGCCGCGGAATCCTCGGGGTGATCGATGGGAATTCGCCCAAGGGCGTCGAGACCGATGCCGACATCCAGACCCGCAAGGAGTTCCTGCGCAAGATCGGGTACAAGCTGTAG